The proteins below come from a single Bactrocera dorsalis isolate Fly_Bdor chromosome 5, ASM2337382v1, whole genome shotgun sequence genomic window:
- the LOC105224018 gene encoding arylsulfatase B, with protein sequence MHKIMWNFRQALTITLLCFNVLTSAQSNDKPNIVIILADDLGVDDVSFRGANQFLTPNIDALAYSGVILKNLYTAPMCTPSRSALLTGKYPIHTGMQHYVIPNYQPWGLPLNETTIAQVFKEHGYYTSIIGKWHQGFSRKAYTPTKRGFDQHFGYLGAYVDYYNQTLDATAQNLSLGHDFRDNLAVSREHVGTYVTDLLTDAATELISKHDATEKPLFLFLSELAPHAGNDDTPLQAPPEEVEKFAYIKDVNRRTYAAMVSKLDQSVGAVIDALANKGILNNTILLFLSDNGGPTAGLHATTASNYPFRGQKNSPWEGGIRSSGVIWSPLLENLGTVWKQQIYIGDLLPTLAAAANIQLDTQQMNLDGLNLWSALKYGYDAVEREIVHNIDDIFQYVSYGKGKWKFINGTTDDGIYDGWLSVRQNDNSAELDPRAANYKESIMNTTVWQHLTAINAKAALSGSANITKLRQDAAINCMLGNVTQHTACEPLVGPCLFDIDVDPCEHNNLYESMSDGTVVQELLKRVAYFRESAHAPNNKPLDPKCDPRLYDGEWTWWEDVQDGVDDDHNADGGDSAMNLRLNGLLLTLSFGTLFVINLLKYSCRL encoded by the exons atgcataaaattatgTGGAATTTCCGTCAAGCGTTGACAATTACATTGTTATGCTTCAATGTACTGACGTCAGCGCAAAGTAATGATAAACCCAATATAGTAATTATATTGGCTGATGATCTG GGCGTGGACGATGTCAGTTTTCGTGGTGCCAATCAATTTTTGACACCCAACATCGATGCTTTGGCTTATAGTGGCGTTATTCTGAAAAACCTCTACACAGCACCTATGTGCACGCCTTCGCGATCGGCGCTACTAACCGGAAAATATCCAATACATACAG GCATGCAACACTATGTCATACCGAACTATCAACCCTGGGGTCTACCGCTAAATGAAACGACAATAGCGCAGGTCTTCAAAGAACACGGCTACTACACGAGCATAATTGGCAAATGGCATCAAGGTTTTTCACGTAAAGCGTACACGCCCACAAAACGAGGTTTCGATCAACACTTCGGCTACTTAGGTGCCTACGTTGATTACTACAATCAAACGCTGGATGCTACG gCACAAAATTTATCACTCGGTCACGATTTCCGTGACAACTTGGCTGTGTCGCGAGAACATGTCGGCACTTATGTCACAGATCTACTCACCGATGCGGCGACCGAACTGATAAGCAAACACGATGCCACCGAAAAgccattgtttttgtttctatcAGAGCTGGCACCACATGCTGGGAATGATGACACACCATTACAGGCGCCACCAGAGGAAGTTGAGAAATTTGCATACATTAAAGATGTGAACAGGCGAACTTATGCGG CTATGGTTTCGAAGCTTGATCAAAGTGTGGGTGCCGTGATAGATGCGCTCGCAAATAAAGGCATACTCAACAATACCATTCTACTATTTTTATCCGACAACGGTGGACCCACGGCAGGATTGCATGCCACTACCGCTTCCAATTATCCATTCAGAGGT caaAAGAACTCGCCCTGGGAGGGTGGCATACGCTCATCTGGCGTGATTTGGTCACCGCTGCTCGAAAACTTAGGCACCGTTTGGAAACAACAGATTTACATTGGTGATCTGCTACCCACCTTAGCCGCGGCGGCCAACATACAACTCGACACACAGCAAATGAACCTTGACGGTTTGAATTTATGGTCTGCACTCAAATATGGTTACGATGCCGTGGAACGTGAGATTGTGCACAATATCGACGATATCTTCCAGTACGTCTCATATGGCAAAGGTAAATGGAAATTTATCAATGGCACCACAGATGATGGCATCTACGATGGCTGGCTCAGTGTGCGCCAAAACGACAACAGCGCGGAGTTGGATCCGCGTGCTGCCAATTATAAGGAGTCCATTATGAACACCACCGTGTGGCAGCATTTAACCGCAATAAATGCGAAAGCGGCGCTATCGGGTTCCGCCAACATAACAAAATTGCGTCAAGATGCGGCGATTAATTGTATGCTTGGCAATGTAACGCAGCACACTGCATGTGAACCGCTGGTTGGGCCTTGTCTCTTCGATATCGATGTGGATCCGTGTGAGCACAATAATTTATACGAATCGATGAGTGATGGCACGGTGGTGCAGGAGCTGCTTAAACGCGTTGCGTACTTTCGTGAGAGTGCGCATGCGCCGAATAATAAACCGTTAGATCCGAAATGTGACCCGCGACTGTACGATGGCGAGTGGACGTGGTGGGAAGATGTGCAAGATGGCGTGGACGATGATCACAACGCCGATGGTGGTGATAGTGCGATGAATTTACGACTGAATGGTTTGCTGTTGACTCTGTCGTTTGGCACGCTGTTTGTTATTAATCTTTTAAAGTATTCCTGTAGGCTGTAA